A stretch of DNA from Paenibacillus albus:
AGCGTCTTCCGGCGACGCTCGCGAAAATCTTCCGCATCCAGCACGATGCGAAGATGGCTGTTGGAATAACGATTGGCCACAATGTTGACCAAGTACTGCAAAGAGTCAAGTGTTTGACCTCGGCGACCGATTAACATGCCAAGATCACCACCGCCCGAGATCGCGAGCCTTAATTCATCCTTCGAATCGTTACGAACAATCGCAATATCAAGTCCCATCGATCTTGCCACTTCGGTAATGAATCGTTCCGCTTCAAGGAGCGGATCCTTAGGAGCCGTTCCTGCTGCAGAGACCGTCGCTTTCTCTTGCTCAGGTACAATGACAGGCACGAGTACAAGCTCAACTTTAGCGGCTCTCGCCCCAATTAAGCCGAACAGGCCCTTCGACGGCTTCTCCAGAACGGTCACATTAACACGATCCGCAGACACTTGCAATTCCGTTAAACCGTTTTGTACAGCATCTTCGATCGTTTTGCCCGATGCTACGATTTTCTTCATTTCGCAGGCACACTCTCCTTGCCCTTAGATGAGTTGCGTACATATAGGAAATAGTTTTGAATAATTGTGTATGTGTTGCTGAAGATCCAGTAAAGCGGAAGCGCAGCCGGGAAGTTCAGTGCCATTACGAAGATCAACACGGGGAAGATCATCATAATACCTTGCATCGCAGGCATTGCTTTCTGCTGAGACTGCATCATTTTCGACTGAATAAAAGTCGTAATTGCCGCGATAATCGGAAGAACGTAAGTGTGGTCCTTCTCGCCAAGCTGCAGCCACAGGAACGTGTGCTCACGAATATTCTGATTCATATAGATCGAGTTGTAAAGCGCGATAAAGATTGGCATTTGCACGAGCAGCGGCAAACAGCCGGCCAGTGGATTTACTTTATGCTGCTGAAACAGCTTCATTGTTTCTTCTTGCTGCTTCTGAGGGTTATCCTTGTGCTTCTCTTTCAGCTTCGCAAGCTCCGGCTGAATGGCCTGCATCGCCTTCGAGCTGCGGTACTGTTTAATAGTAAGCGGGAGAATGATCGTTCTGACGATAATAACCATAAGCAGAATGGCAATACCGTATTCACCGTTAAACCACTTTGCAAACTCTTCAAGAGCAAGCGAGAAATAGTAAACTACGTTACGCTGCCAGAAGTTTCCGTGCTCCAAGGCATCCATCGAAACCGGATGCGAAGCTGAGGAACATCCGCTCAAAAAAAGCATTACGGCAATGAGCGAAGCTGCCGTTAACCATGTGCGTTTCGAAATACGGGACAACATGTAAATCTCCTCTCTGTGCACCAGGGGCATAATCGCCCTTCATTAAAGAAATTACAGCAATTTCATTCACGTAAACTATATCACATTTATTGGCACAAAGAAACAAGCCTCCAGCGCCAAACTAAAACGGTTACACTGCCCTAATAGAGCCGTTTCGTTTTGCGCGAAGACCATTCAAAGTATGACCGGATTCTACACAATTGAGCATTAAACGCTCTGCTTCGAACCCTTCAGAAGACCTGCCCGTTTCAGCACATGAAGCATGCTCTTCTCAAGCTCCTTCATCTCTAGCCCCACCGCTGGCTTGCGGACAATGACGATCAGATCGAGCTGCCCGTTCATTCGGTCGAGCTGGTGCCGAACAATTTCCTTTACTTGCCGCCTCATTCGATTCCGAACGACGGCATTGCCAATCTTCTTGCTGGCCGACACGCCAAGGCGAATTGGATCCGCCTGCATCTGGCGCGACCAGTAAACGACGAACTGACTATTGGCGAAAGATTTGCCGTTCCTATATATACGGCCAAAATCTTCGCGCTTACGCAATCGCAGCTTTCTTTGCACGGCGCATCTTCACCGAACCTTTATCCCTTAGTATTGCCGTAAAAATGAAAAAAGACCACTTGACGTGGTCTTAAGCTTACGCGCTCAGTACTTTTCTTCCCCGTTGACGGCGGGCGCTCAGCACTTTACGTCCATTTGCCGAAGCCATACGCTTACGGAAACCATGAACTTTCTTACGTTTACTAACGTTCGGTCTAAATGTCGGTCTCATTTCTATGCACCTCCTATACCTAATTAAATCGTACTTCCATATCCTATTTCTTATCGTCTGCACGATTAGCGATCGTCTGTTTGTTTAAGCGGAAACAGCTGCGCAGTTCCTAAACCTCAAACCACGAGCGTCCCTCGCCAAAAAACGCCTTTTTCAATTAAACCATGTACCACCCCAAAAGTCAACCGAAATAGCGACCGGTAAGAGTCACCATAACTCATCGCAAACCCGAGTTGTGGATAAATGTATAAAAGGAGCTGTGCAGGCGGCAAATTAATAACATGTGGATGAATTTATCGACTTTTCGGATGTTTTGTCGAAATGGTAACAAGATATAAACAATATCTAGTGTTGTCGATAACTATTATACACAACCTATAGAATTTGTGGATAAAAACGCTGGAATCGTTGAAAATCAAGGGTTATTTTGCTATGATGATTATGTTTTCTGTGTGGATGACTTCTACTTCCCCTCAACATTATTAACAGCCTGTGGATAATACTGTGAACAACATTTATCCCCTATTGATAATTTTTCTGTGCATTCCCTTAATAATGTGGATGAACGAATACAGATTACACGATGTTTCGACATCTGATGCAGTACTGCGCCCTCTGCGGCGAATTGGATAAGGAGTGACAATCTGTGGATAGCCATACGCACGAAATGTGGCACCAGGTGCTGTCTATCATTCAAACGAAGCTCAGCAAGCCAAGTTTCGACACTTGGTTTAAAGCGACTAAAGCTTCGTTTAGTGGTGATTCAACCGTAATCGTGACAGCACCAACGACTTTTGCAGCCGAATGGCTCGAAAGCCGGTATACAAAGCTTGTGCGGACGACACTGCAGGAATTTTTGGGGCGACAATATGACATTAAATTTGTCATAGAAGAGAATAAGCCACCTGAACCTGCAGAGGCCCAGCCTATCGTCATGCCAGTTGTCCAAACCGGCCCGGACGAGCCATATACGCATATGCTTAACCCTAAATATATGTTCGATACGTTCGTCATCGGCGTGAACAACCGTTTTGCCCATGCGGCATCACTGGCAGTAGCCGAGGCGCCGGCCAAAGCATACAACCCCCTGTTCCTATATGGCGGCGTTGGGCTTGGTAAGACGCATTTAATGCATGCGATCGGACATTATATTTTGGAACATAACCCAAACACGCGCGTGCTTTACTTGTCTTCGGAGAAATTTACGAACGAGTTCATCAACGCGATCCGTGACAACAGAGGCGAGAGCTTCCGTAATAAATATCGGAATATCGACGTGCTGCTCATTGATGATATTCAGTTTCTAGCGGGCAAGGAGCAGACGCAGGAAGAATTCTTCCATACGTTCAACGCGCTGCATGAAGAGCGCAAGCAGATCGTTATCTCCAGTGACCGTCCTCCTAAGGAAATCCCTACACTAGAGGAACGACTTCGTTCCCGCTTCGAGTGGGGGCTGATGATCGACATTCAGCCGCCAGATCTGGAGACACGGATTGCGATTCTTCGGAAGAAGGCGAAGGCCGAGAATCTTGATATTCCGAATGAAGCGATGGTTTATATCGCGAACCAGATCGACACGAACATCCGTGAGCTCGAAGGCGCATTAATCCGAGTTGTAGCGTACTCCTCGCTTATTAATCAAGACATTACGTCGCACCTGGCAGCCGAGGCGCTTAAAGATATTATTCCATCCAGCCGTCCAAAAATGATTACGATGCACGATATCCAGCAAAAAGTCGGAGAGCTGTACGGTTTGAAGCTCGAGGAATTCAAGGCGCGGAAACGTACGAAGGCTGTCGCTTTCCCACGGCAAATTGCGATGTATCTCTCGCGTGAGCTGACGGACTACTCGCTGCCGAAGATCGGCGAAGCGTTCGGCGGTAGAGATCATACAACGGTCATTCATGCTCATGAGAAGATCTCGCAGCAGTTGAAGGTTGATGGGGAGCTATATAAGATCATTCAGACGTTAAGTGATAAGATTCGCAACCACACCTAAATACGAAGAACGATATAACACGAAGGTTTGACCCGAAAAGTTATTCACTTTCTTCAACATTTAATTAGCAAGCCTATGCACACGCTATACACATGTGGATAGGCTTGCTTTATCCGTGTTGCACCCACTTATCCACATATTCAGGGCCCCTACTACGACTTCTACTAATAACTTTAAAAAACATCATCAAAATATAGGTGAAACGAGACTCCTTTCAGAGCCCTCGCATCACCCGCTTATTTAGGAGTGAAATTATGAAATTAACGATTCGCAAAGATCAATTAAACGACGCTATTCAACAAGTATCCAAAGCTTCCTCTTCCAGACCGGCAATTCCAATTCTCGGTGGTATCAAAATCGATGTTAACCACCAAGGGGTTACCCTAACCGCCAGCGATACCGATATTTCGATTCAAAGCTTTATTCCTGTTGAAAACGGCGAATTTGTTATTGCAAAAGTCGAGAAACCAGGCAGCGTTGTACTTCCGGCTAAATTTTTCGTTGAGATTGTAAAGAAACTGCCGTCGGATGAAATCGAAATCGAAGTAAAAGAGCAGCACCAAACGATGATTCGTTCCGGTTCGACCGATATCCAGATGGTTGGCCTAGATCCGGAAGAATTCCCGATTCTCCCAACAGTCGAACAAAGTGAAATCATCTCTGTTCCTGGCGATCTATTGAAGTCCATGATTCGTCAAACGGTATTCGCAGCTTCGACTAGCGAACAGACGCCGATTTTGACAGGGGCATTGTGGAATTTGGCTGATGGCCAGCTGAAATTCGTAGCAACGGACCGTCATCGTCTTGCAAGCCGTACTGCGACGGTTGAAACACCGGAGGCTTACCGTTTCTCCAATGTGGTTATCTCCGGCAAGACACTCAACGAGCTATCTAAGATCGTTCCGGACGATCATACACATGTGGATATCGTTGTCGCGGATAATCAAGTGCTGTTTAAAGTCGGCAACGTTCTGTTCTATTCAAGAATCTTGGACGGGACTTATCCGGACACTTCCAAGATTATTCCGCAGCAGTTCAAAACAGAACTGGTTCTGCATACAAAAAAATTGACGGATGCAATCGACCGCGCGTATTTGATGTCGCGTGAAGAGAAGACGAACATCGTTCGCCTTGTTACGCAAGAGGATGGCTCCATTGAAATTTCGTCTAGCTCAACTGAGCTTGGACGTGTAACGGAGCTGCTTGAAGTGAACGAGATGAAGGGTGAACAGCTGCGAATTGCTTTTAACTCCAAATATATGCTTGATGCGCTCAAAGTTATCGATAGTGAACATCTTTTCATCGGATTTACAGGGGCCATGAGCCCGATCATCATTAAGCCGACCGACCACCAGCATAGTTTGTACCTCATTTTGCCGTATCGGACAACAGGCTAACCTAAGGAGAACCCAGAGGCATGAAGGAAATTGGAATTTCGACAGAATATATTGCGCTCGGACAGTTTTTGAAGCTGTCTGAGTGCATCGACTCCGGCGGTGCAGCAAAGTTTTTTCTGCAGGAGTACGAAGTGCTCATTAACGGAGAGCCTGACAACCGTCGTGGACGGAAGCTGTACGTAGGCGATAAGGTTGATGTGAAAGGATTTGGCGTCTTTACGGTCGTGAAGCGTTAGTAGGGGCGGCCGAGCAGTAACCGGGAGGCATCAATCAACGTGCGTTTAAATTCAATCCAACTGCAGCATTATCGGAACTATGAGCATATAGAGCTTGCGACCGACAGCCAGGTAAACCTGTTTGTCGGCCGCAACGCCCAAGGCAAGACGAATTTGCTTGAAGCGATTTATGTACTGGCACTGACGAAGTCCCATCGGACGAGCAAGGATAAAGAGCTTATTGGCTGGCAATCCAGCGAAGCCCGCATTCGCGGCGAGGTCGACAAGCGCTATGGTCCAGTCACTTTAGACTTATCGTTGTCGTCGCAGGGGAAGAAAGCGAAGATCAACGGGCTCGAGCAGCGTAAGCTTAGTGAATTTGTCGGTACGCTCAACGTAGTCATGTTCGCGCCAGAGGATCTGGAGATTGTGAAAGGTACACCGGGCATACGCCGGCGATTTCTCGATATGGAGATCGGCCAGGTACAGCCCGGTTATTTGCATGCGCTTGGTCAATACGCCAAAGTGCTGCAGCAGCGCAACAATTACTTGAAATCATCAGCTCCGGGAAGCAGTAATCAGGCGATGATGGAAGTCTGGAACATGCAGCTTGCAGAGTATGGTGTTAAAATTGTGAAAAAAGGCAAACCTTTATACAGAAGCTGCAAAAGTGGGCTCAGCAGATTCATTCCGGTATTACAGCGGGCAACGAAGAGCTCACAATCGTATACAAGCCCTCGTTCGATAGCGACCCCGCCGAAGATGAATCTATATTATTTAATCAATTTATGTTAAAGTTAAGTGATGTGAAAGATCAGGAACAGCGCCGTGGAATGACACTCGTTGGTCCTCATCGTGACGATATGGCCTTTTATATTAATGGCAAAGAAGCATCGGTTTACGGCTCTCAGGGCCAGCAAAGAACGACCGCTCTCTCTTTGAAATTAGCCGAGATTGAGCTCATTCATGAAGAAATCGGCGAGTATCCGCTGCTGCTTCTTGACGATGTGCTATCAGAGCTTGACCAGCACCGGCAGACGCAGCTTATCGAGACATTCCAAAGCAAAGTACAGACGTTTATTACGACAACCGGTCTAGAGAGCGTCAATATTAGCAAGCTCCATGATTCCCGTGTGTATCAAGTAAAGGACGGTCATGTCGAGCAGTAAAAGCGTTAATGACGTGAAGACGAAGGGGTGGGAACTTATGTACATTCATTTGGGTGGAGAGAAGATTATTCGTGCTGCGGAACTCGTAGCTATTTTTGATATTTCGATCGAGCAGTCCTCTAAGCTGTCCAAGCAATTTGTTGCTCAAGCCAGGAAGCGTAAAGACGTAGAAGTTATCGGAGAAGAAGAAGCCAAGTCCATCGTTGTGACAGCGAACAAAGTCTACTATTCCCCCATTTCATCCTCTACGCTGAAGAAACGCTCGCACCATTTTGCAACCACTTAGGTGGCTAATTCGAAAGCTCATATAGTTTTAGTGGCAAGAGTAGTTGAGAGGAGCAGTGAAATCCAGTATGTCGTCGAATCAGCATACGTATGATGAAAGTCAGATACAGGTTCTTGAGGGGCTTGAGGCGGTACGTAAACGCCCCGGGATGTACATCGGTTCCACTAGCAGCAAAGGGCTTCACCACCTCGTATGGGAAGTCGTTGATAATAGTATTGACGAAGCGCTCGCAGGTTTCTGTACGCGTATTGAAGTGAATATTCATGAAGATAACAGCATTACCGTTGTCGATAACGGCCGTGGTATTCCTGTCGGTGAGAACGTAAAGCTGAAGAAATCGACGCTCGAAGTCGTTATGACCGTGCTGCACGCAGGCGGTAAGTTCGGCGGCGAAGGCTATAAAGTATCCGGCGGTCTTCACGGCGTCGGTATTTCCGTCGTTAACGCCTTGTCGGAGCATGTAGAGGTAACGGTTAAACGGGAAGGCAAGATTCACAGACAAGAATATCGCCGCGGTGCACCGCAAGGTGATCTTCAAATAATCGGTGAAACCGACGAGACAGGGACGACAACACGTTTCAAACCGGATC
This window harbors:
- the jag gene encoding RNA-binding cell elongation regulator Jag/EloR, with the translated sequence MKKIVASGKTIEDAVQNGLTELQVSADRVNVTVLEKPSKGLFGLIGARAAKVELVLVPVIVPEQEKATVSAAGTAPKDPLLEAERFITEVARSMGLDIAIVRNDSKDELRLAISGGGDLGMLIGRRGQTLDSLQYLVNIVANRYSNSHLRIVLDAEDFRERRRKTLEDLSDRLAGHVVRTRKEVVLEPMSPHERKIIHSQLQNHAKVKTFSKGDEPNRRVVITLK
- a CDS encoding YidC/Oxa1 family membrane protein insertase, translated to MLSRISKRTWLTAASLIAVMLFLSGCSSASHPVSMDALEHGNFWQRNVVYYFSLALEEFAKWFNGEYGIAILLMVIIVRTIILPLTIKQYRSSKAMQAIQPELAKLKEKHKDNPQKQQEETMKLFQQHKVNPLAGCLPLLVQMPIFIALYNSIYMNQNIREHTFLWLQLGEKDHTYVLPIIAAITTFIQSKMMQSQQKAMPAMQGIMMIFPVLIFVMALNFPAALPLYWIFSNTYTIIQNYFLYVRNSSKGKESVPAK
- the rnpA gene encoding ribonuclease P protein component gives rise to the protein MQRKLRLRKREDFGRIYRNGKSFANSQFVVYWSRQMQADPIRLGVSASKKIGNAVVRNRMRRQVKEIVRHQLDRMNGQLDLIVIVRKPAVGLEMKELEKSMLHVLKRAGLLKGSKQSV
- the rpmH gene encoding 50S ribosomal protein L34; amino-acid sequence: MRPTFRPNVSKRKKVHGFRKRMASANGRKVLSARRQRGRKVLSA
- the dnaA gene encoding chromosomal replication initiator protein DnaA codes for the protein MDSHTHEMWHQVLSIIQTKLSKPSFDTWFKATKASFSGDSTVIVTAPTTFAAEWLESRYTKLVRTTLQEFLGRQYDIKFVIEENKPPEPAEAQPIVMPVVQTGPDEPYTHMLNPKYMFDTFVIGVNNRFAHAASLAVAEAPAKAYNPLFLYGGVGLGKTHLMHAIGHYILEHNPNTRVLYLSSEKFTNEFINAIRDNRGESFRNKYRNIDVLLIDDIQFLAGKEQTQEEFFHTFNALHEERKQIVISSDRPPKEIPTLEERLRSRFEWGLMIDIQPPDLETRIAILRKKAKAENLDIPNEAMVYIANQIDTNIRELEGALIRVVAYSSLINQDITSHLAAEALKDIIPSSRPKMITMHDIQQKVGELYGLKLEEFKARKRTKAVAFPRQIAMYLSRELTDYSLPKIGEAFGGRDHTTVIHAHEKISQQLKVDGELYKIIQTLSDKIRNHT
- the dnaN gene encoding DNA polymerase III subunit beta → MKLTIRKDQLNDAIQQVSKASSSRPAIPILGGIKIDVNHQGVTLTASDTDISIQSFIPVENGEFVIAKVEKPGSVVLPAKFFVEIVKKLPSDEIEIEVKEQHQTMIRSGSTDIQMVGLDPEEFPILPTVEQSEIISVPGDLLKSMIRQTVFAASTSEQTPILTGALWNLADGQLKFVATDRHRLASRTATVETPEAYRFSNVVISGKTLNELSKIVPDDHTHVDIVVADNQVLFKVGNVLFYSRILDGTYPDTSKIIPQQFKTELVLHTKKLTDAIDRAYLMSREEKTNIVRLVTQEDGSIEISSSSTELGRVTELLEVNEMKGEQLRIAFNSKYMLDALKVIDSEHLFIGFTGAMSPIIIKPTDHQHSLYLILPYRTTG
- the yaaA gene encoding S4 domain-containing protein YaaA, whose amino-acid sequence is MKEIGISTEYIALGQFLKLSECIDSGGAAKFFLQEYEVLINGEPDNRRGRKLYVGDKVDVKGFGVFTVVKR
- the remB gene encoding extracellular matrix regulator RemB; this encodes MYIHLGGEKIIRAAELVAIFDISIEQSSKLSKQFVAQARKRKDVEVIGEEEAKSIVVTANKVYYSPISSSTLKKRSHHFATT